From one Rhineura floridana isolate rRhiFlo1 chromosome 4, rRhiFlo1.hap2, whole genome shotgun sequence genomic stretch:
- the C4H1orf198 gene encoding uncharacterized protein C1orf198 homolog, translating to MASMAAAIAASRTTAMNGNRPLDERERKRFTYFSSLNPMARKIMAEKERIRERYGPEWERLPPRQQDEIIDKTLVEPHIQARYAAHRGAARGTPPPVRYPNLRLNTGQKVVHFGDEDITWQDEHSAPFSWETKSQMEFSIASLSIQEPGGMASQNEPKQLVRTIPGPPAPKPSQGSKTPNSDGLIPARKEEESSFWKINAERSKCEGEQSDFYSLTPSQIKSMEKGEKTLQPYYRQESVPKEATKAEKPSVRKPEKLVTPVLATTSTEWEKPQPGQPSVCPFDVCPEAVENLSSTATTSEEADSGFLSQTIGQSNAGNVILKTGFDFLDNW from the exons ATGGCTTCCATGGCGGCGGCGATCGCTGCTTCCCGTACGACGGCCATGAACGGCAACCGGCCGCTGGACGAGCGGGAGCGCAAGCGCTTCACCTACTTCTCGTCGCTGAACCCCATGGCTCGCAAGATCATGGCGGAGAAGGAGCGCATCCGCGAGCGTTACGGCCCCGAGTGGGAGCGGCTGCCGCCTCGCCAGCAGGACGAGATCATCGACAAGACCTTGGTGGAGCCCCACATTCAGGCCCGGTACGCGGCGCATCGAGGGGCCGCCCGAGGCACCCCGCCCCCGGTCCGCTACCCGAACCTGCGCCTGAATACCGGCCAGAAGGTGGTGCACTTTGGAGACGAG GATATCACCTGGCAGGATGAACACTCTGCTCCTTTCTCCTGGGAAACCAAG AGTCAGATGGAGTTCAGTATTGCTTCTCTATCGATACAAGAGCCAGGTGGCATGGCATCACAGAACGAACCGAAACAGCTTGTCAGAACCATTCCAGGCCCCCCAGCCCCCAAACCCTCACAAGGTAGTAAAACACCTAACTCAGATGGGCTTATACCAGCGAGGAAAGAGGAGGAATCATCGTTCTGGAAGATCAACGCTGAGCGCTCAAAGTGTGAAGGGGAACAGTCTGATTTTTATTCTCTGACCCCTAGCCAGATCAAGTCAATGGAGAAAGGAGAGAAGACCCTCCAACCTTATTACAGGCAAGAATCTGTTCCCAAAGAGGCAACTAAAGCAGAGAAGCCTAGCGTTAGGAAACCTGAAAAATTGGTCACCCCGGTTCTTGCTACAACCTCAACAGAATGGGAAAAACCTCAGCCTGGCCAGCCATCAGTTTGTCCCTTTGATGTTTGTCCTGAAGCAGTGGAAAACCTCTCATCGACTGCGACCACAAGCGAAGAGGCTGATAGTGGTTTCCTTTCGCAGACAATTGGTCAG AGCAATGCAGGTAATGTTATCTTGAAGACGGGATTTGATTTTCTAGACAACTGGTAA